One part of the Streptomyces sp. NBC_00286 genome encodes these proteins:
- a CDS encoding pirin family protein: MDVRRSGERYRGGDPAAGIESLHAFSFGPFYDPDNLRFAAIIACNEERLAPGAGFDEHPHSHTEIVTWVVSGELTHRDSAGHESVVRPGDVQRLSSAGGVRHVERNDGSEPLVFVQMWLAPLSPGGDPAYEIVHGIADSTPYAVPEAGAMLHVRRLGAGERTAVPDGAYVYVHAVRGEVLLDGTELGPGDSARLTDAKDLEAVGVSAAELLIWEMAG; this comes from the coding sequence ATGGACGTACGGCGCTCCGGCGAGCGCTACCGCGGAGGCGACCCGGCGGCCGGGATCGAGTCCCTGCACGCCTTCTCCTTCGGCCCCTTCTACGACCCCGACAACCTCCGCTTCGCCGCGATCATCGCCTGCAACGAGGAACGGCTCGCCCCCGGCGCGGGCTTCGACGAACACCCGCACAGCCACACGGAGATCGTGACCTGGGTCGTCTCGGGAGAACTGACGCACCGGGATTCGGCGGGCCACGAGTCGGTGGTCCGGCCCGGGGACGTGCAGCGGCTCAGCTCGGCGGGAGGCGTACGGCACGTCGAACGCAACGACGGGTCTGAGCCGCTGGTCTTCGTCCAGATGTGGCTCGCTCCGTTGTCGCCGGGCGGCGATCCCGCGTACGAGATCGTCCACGGAATCGCGGACTCCACGCCGTACGCGGTGCCGGAGGCGGGGGCGATGCTGCATGTGCGGCGGCTCGGGGCAGGGGAGCGGACGGCTGTGCCGGACGGGGCGTACGTCTACGTCCATGCTGTACGGGGCGAAGTACTGCTCGACGGCACGGAGTTGGGCCCGGGCGACTCGGCGCGGCTCACTGATGCGAAAGACCTGGAAGCGGTGGGCGTGAGCGCGGCGGAGCTGCTGATCTGGGAGATGGCCGGCTAG
- a CDS encoding ACP S-malonyltransferase has product MLVLVAPGQGAQTPGFLTPWLELPGAADRLGAWSDAIGLDLAHYGTQADADAIRDTAVAQPLLVAAGLLSASALGEVAPSAVAGHSVGEITAAAFAGVLDDAAALGLVRKRGLAMAEAAAITETGMSALLGGDPETTIPHLEKLGLTPANVNGAGQIVAAGTMEELAALEADKPEGVRRVVALKVAGAFHTHHMAPAVASLEQAAAELTPADPKITYVSNKDGQAVATGAEVLSRLVGQVANPVRWDLCMETFKELGVTALVEVCPGGTLTGLAKRALPGVKTLALKTPDDLDAARELIAEHAA; this is encoded by the coding sequence GTGCTCGTACTCGTCGCTCCCGGCCAGGGCGCCCAGACGCCCGGCTTCCTGACCCCCTGGCTCGAACTCCCCGGCGCCGCCGACCGTCTCGGCGCGTGGTCGGACGCCATCGGCCTCGACCTCGCCCACTACGGCACGCAGGCCGACGCGGACGCGATCCGTGACACGGCGGTGGCGCAGCCGCTCCTCGTCGCGGCCGGACTCCTGTCGGCGTCCGCGCTCGGCGAGGTGGCACCGAGTGCCGTCGCGGGCCACAGCGTCGGCGAGATCACGGCCGCCGCCTTCGCGGGCGTACTGGACGACGCAGCCGCCCTGGGACTCGTACGCAAGCGTGGTCTTGCCATGGCCGAGGCCGCCGCGATCACCGAGACCGGCATGTCGGCGCTGCTCGGCGGTGACCCCGAGACGACGATCCCGCATCTGGAGAAGCTCGGCCTCACCCCGGCGAATGTGAACGGCGCGGGTCAGATCGTCGCCGCCGGCACCATGGAGGAGCTGGCCGCTCTCGAGGCCGACAAGCCCGAGGGCGTACGACGCGTCGTGGCCCTCAAGGTCGCGGGCGCCTTCCACACGCACCACATGGCCCCCGCGGTCGCGAGCCTGGAGCAGGCCGCGGCGGAACTGACCCCGGCCGACCCGAAGATCACGTACGTCTCGAACAAGGACGGCCAGGCTGTCGCCACCGGCGCCGAGGTGCTGTCCCGCCTGGTCGGCCAGGTCGCCAACCCCGTTCGCTGGGACCTGTGCATGGAGACCTTCAAGGAGCTGGGCGTGACCGCGCTGGTCGAGGTGTGCCCGGGCGGCACGCTGACCGGTCTCGCCAAGCGCGCCCTGCCCGGTGTGAAGACGCTGGCGCTCAAGACCCCTGACGACCTCGACGCTGCTCGCGAGCTCATCGCCGAGCACGCTGCCTGA
- a CDS encoding acyl carrier protein has product MAATQEEIVAGLADIVNEIAGIPVEDVQLDKSFTDDLDVDSLSMVEVVVAAEERFDVKIPDDDVKNLKTVGDATEYILKHQG; this is encoded by the coding sequence ATGGCCGCCACTCAGGAAGAGATCGTCGCCGGTCTCGCCGACATCGTGAACGAGATCGCCGGGATCCCGGTTGAGGACGTCCAGTTGGACAAGTCCTTCACCGACGACCTGGACGTCGACTCGCTGTCCATGGTCGAGGTCGTCGTCGCCGCCGAAGAGCGCTTCGACGTCAAGATCCCGGACGACGACGTCAAGAACCTCAAGACGGTCGGCGACGCCACCGAGTACATCCTCAAGCACCAGGGCTGA
- a CDS encoding aldo/keto reductase has product MTDSKIAKVELGTGGPEVGVQGLGCMGMSFAYGPTDADEARATLERALELGVTFYDTADAYGQGENEKFLSPFFKAYRDEVVIATKFALSIPPDEPTKRIIRNDAPYIRQAVEASLKRLDVDVIDLYYMHRRDPNVPIEETVGTMAELVREGKVKHLGLSEVTGGELRAAQAVHPIAAVQSEWSLFSRDIEVGVVPAARELGVALVPYSPLGRGFLTGSFANAERDLTADDFRRMQPRFTGENAAANVDLLEPIRAVADSHSASLGQIALAWVQQQATTHNLPVVPIPGTRKRSRIEENVAATRIVLDEEDLALLEPIASKVAGNRYADMTFTSAGRE; this is encoded by the coding sequence ATGACGGACAGCAAGATCGCGAAGGTGGAACTCGGCACGGGCGGCCCCGAGGTCGGCGTACAGGGCCTCGGCTGCATGGGGATGAGCTTCGCGTACGGCCCCACGGACGCCGACGAGGCACGGGCCACCCTGGAGCGGGCGCTGGAACTCGGCGTCACGTTCTACGACACCGCCGATGCCTACGGCCAGGGCGAGAACGAGAAGTTCCTCTCCCCGTTCTTCAAGGCCTACCGCGACGAGGTCGTCATCGCGACGAAGTTCGCCCTGTCGATCCCGCCGGACGAGCCGACGAAGCGCATCATCCGCAATGACGCGCCGTACATCCGCCAGGCCGTGGAGGCGAGCCTGAAGCGCCTGGACGTCGACGTGATCGACCTCTACTACATGCACCGCCGCGACCCGAACGTCCCCATCGAGGAAACCGTCGGCACCATGGCCGAGCTGGTCCGCGAGGGCAAGGTCAAGCACCTCGGGCTGAGCGAGGTCACCGGCGGCGAACTGCGTGCGGCCCAGGCCGTGCATCCGATCGCGGCCGTGCAGTCGGAGTGGTCGCTGTTCAGCCGCGACATCGAGGTCGGTGTCGTACCGGCCGCGCGCGAACTGGGCGTTGCCCTGGTGCCGTACTCGCCGCTCGGCCGCGGCTTCCTCACAGGTTCCTTCGCCAACGCCGAGAGGGACCTGACCGCCGACGACTTCCGCCGTATGCAGCCCCGCTTCACGGGCGAGAACGCGGCCGCGAACGTGGACCTCCTCGAGCCGATACGCGCGGTCGCCGACTCCCACAGCGCCTCGCTCGGACAGATCGCGCTGGCGTGGGTCCAGCAGCAGGCGACGACACACAACCTGCCGGTCGTCCCCATCCCCGGCACCCGCAAGCGCAGCCGCATCGAGGAGAACGTGGCCGCCACCCGCATCGTCCTCGA
- a CDS encoding MerR family transcriptional regulator, with amino-acid sequence MTVTETTSTSRTKTDSCTAPFSTANRRPDGQDHYTISEVVAFTGLTAHTLRWYERIGLMPHVDRSHTGQRRYSNRDLDWLDLVGKLRLTGMPVADMVRYAELVREGDHTYGERFELLQTTREDVLARIAELQDTLAVLDRKINFYADAGQALASERSR; translated from the coding sequence ATGACGGTGACGGAGACCACGAGCACCAGTAGGACCAAGACCGACAGCTGCACCGCCCCGTTCAGCACCGCGAACCGGCGTCCGGACGGACAGGACCACTACACGATCAGCGAGGTCGTCGCCTTCACCGGCCTCACGGCGCACACCCTGCGCTGGTACGAGCGCATCGGACTGATGCCACACGTCGACCGCTCCCACACCGGGCAACGCCGCTACAGCAACCGCGACCTCGACTGGCTCGACCTCGTCGGCAAGCTGCGTCTGACCGGCATGCCGGTCGCGGACATGGTGCGGTACGCGGAACTGGTGCGCGAAGGCGACCACACCTACGGCGAGCGCTTCGAGCTGCTGCAGACGACGCGGGAGGACGTACTGGCTCGGATCGCCGAACTCCAGGACACGCTCGCCGTGCTCGACCGGAAGATCAATTTCTACGCGGACGCCGGGCAGGCCCTGGCGTCGGAGAGGTCCCGATGA
- a CDS encoding ketoacyl-ACP synthase III yields the protein MSKIRPSKGAPYARIMGVGGYRPTRVVPNEVILETIDSSDEWIRSRSGIETRHWASAEETVAAMSIEASGKAIADSGITAEQIGAVVVSTVSHFSQTPAVATEIADKLGTNKAAAFDISAGCAGFGYGLTLAKGMVVEGSAEYVLVIGVERLSDLTDLEDRATAFLFGDGAGAVVVGPSQEPHIGPTVWGSEGDKSDTIKQTVPWDKYRIGDVSQLPLDSKGEIKFPAITQEGQAVFRWAVFEMAKVAQQALDAAGITANDLDVFIPHQANERIIDSMVKTLKLPEHVTVARDVRTTGNTSAASIPLAMERLLATGEAKSGDTALVIGFGAGLVYAATVVTLP from the coding sequence ATGTCGAAGATCAGGCCCAGCAAGGGCGCCCCGTACGCCCGGATCATGGGCGTGGGCGGCTACCGTCCCACCCGGGTCGTGCCGAACGAGGTGATCCTCGAGACGATCGACTCCTCCGACGAGTGGATCCGCTCGCGCTCCGGCATCGAGACCCGTCACTGGGCCTCCGCCGAGGAGACCGTCGCCGCGATGTCCATCGAGGCCTCCGGCAAGGCGATCGCCGACTCCGGGATCACGGCCGAGCAGATCGGCGCGGTGGTCGTCTCGACCGTCTCGCACTTCAGCCAGACCCCGGCCGTCGCCACCGAGATCGCCGACAAGCTCGGCACGAACAAGGCCGCCGCCTTCGACATCTCGGCGGGCTGCGCGGGCTTCGGCTACGGCCTCACGCTCGCCAAGGGCATGGTCGTCGAGGGCTCGGCGGAGTACGTACTCGTCATCGGCGTCGAGCGGCTTTCCGACCTCACCGACCTGGAGGACCGGGCAACGGCCTTCCTGTTCGGTGACGGTGCGGGTGCGGTCGTCGTCGGCCCATCGCAGGAGCCGCACATCGGCCCGACGGTCTGGGGCTCCGAGGGCGACAAGTCCGACACGATCAAGCAGACCGTGCCGTGGGACAAGTACCGGATCGGCGACGTGTCCCAACTGCCCCTGGACTCCAAGGGCGAGATCAAGTTCCCTGCGATCACGCAGGAGGGCCAGGCGGTGTTCCGCTGGGCCGTGTTCGAGATGGCGAAGGTCGCTCAGCAGGCGCTGGACGCGGCCGGAATCACCGCGAACGACCTGGACGTCTTCATTCCCCACCAGGCCAACGAGCGGATCATCGACTCGATGGTGAAGACACTCAAACTGCCGGAGCATGTCACGGTCGCGCGTGATGTGCGCACCACCGGCAACACCTCGGCCGCCTCGATCCCGCTCGCTATGGAGCGGCTCCTGGCGACCGGCGAGGCGAAGAGCGGCGACACCGCGCTCGTCATCGGCTTCGGGGCGGGTCTCGTGTACGCCGCGACGGTCGTTACCCTCCCCTAG
- a CDS encoding GNAT family N-acetyltransferase yields the protein MSLVRRATPEDAEEVLRLRQVMIDSVHATDSSTEWQAESLPTLRARLADAEGEFAAFVVDHPSRLGALAALAVGTIEYRIGRAGNPHGAVGYVFSVATDPDARRRGYARACMETLLDWFREKGAAQVDLNASAEAEPLYASLGFVRKPDPSMRLTF from the coding sequence ATGAGTCTCGTACGCCGTGCCACCCCCGAGGACGCGGAGGAAGTGCTCCGGCTGCGTCAGGTGATGATCGACTCGGTCCATGCGACCGATTCCTCCACGGAGTGGCAGGCCGAGTCCCTGCCGACGCTGCGCGCCCGGCTCGCGGACGCCGAGGGCGAGTTCGCCGCCTTTGTGGTCGACCACCCTTCGCGGCTCGGCGCGCTGGCGGCGCTCGCGGTCGGGACGATCGAGTACCGGATCGGTCGGGCGGGGAACCCGCACGGGGCCGTCGGGTACGTGTTCAGCGTCGCCACCGACCCGGACGCGCGGCGCCGCGGTTACGCCCGCGCCTGTATGGAGACCCTCCTGGACTGGTTCCGAGAGAAGGGCGCCGCCCAGGTCGATCTGAACGCTTCCGCCGAAGCCGAGCCGCTGTACGCGTCGCTGGGCTTCGTACGCAAGCCGGACCCCTCGATGCGGCTGACGTTCTGA
- a CDS encoding MMPL family transporter: MANREGTGGRGKPPRGGLRRLGEWCARHFVIVIVAWLVALGGLQALNHLHGGTYSDDFALSDVQSEEGLDVLKEHDPQAGGYSSQIVLHDDKALTSLGSQMSTTIADLQKLPHVLSVQNPLDATSSKVGPVSSDGRTAYVTIRFDEQPSLLGDGYLDGVDDAVEPLRDAGAEVEYGGSLGELARPDADDRVSELIGFAVAVVVLLIGFGSVIAAGLPLITALIGVVGGLACLGLLAIAFTFATVSPTLATMIGLGVGIDYALFLITRHRQNLMDGADPVRAAGHANATSGRAVLVSGTTVIVALMGLWVSGVSFIGKLGVAAAVTVVSAVLGALTLVPALLGLIGRRIDRYTVRRPVAESGAESGAEDGTEAHGTWHRYAQRVERRPLRFLAAGLATIAVLAIPVFAIQLGHIGDGADPTSFTDRRAYDLMTDAFGPGSNGPLTVVIDQTSVPDSQRSDLASHAQQTLNGVSGTSFVTPLTPTKDGDVLLGTVYSAESPQNADTTDLVNRLVDDTLPAAVSGTDAKGYVTGTTAAQVDFRDIVASRLPLIIGVVVALAFLIVLAVFRGLLVALKAAVLNVLSIAASYGVVVAVFQWGWGGPAMGVNGKVPIESYVPMMMFAIIFGLSMDYEIFLLSRVHEAWLRTGDAKASVAHALEITARVITCAALIMASVFAAFIVSDNIVVKMLGLGLAVSVLIDATVVRLLMVPAVLTLLGRHAWWTPRWLDKVLPHIDTEGEGETPAADRATARPVPRP, translated from the coding sequence ATGGCCAACCGCGAAGGCACAGGGGGGCGGGGCAAACCACCGAGAGGGGGTCTGCGACGTCTGGGGGAGTGGTGCGCCCGCCACTTCGTGATCGTGATCGTCGCCTGGCTGGTGGCCCTCGGCGGGCTGCAGGCGCTGAACCACCTCCACGGCGGGACGTACTCCGACGACTTCGCCCTGTCCGACGTGCAGTCCGAGGAAGGCCTGGACGTCCTGAAGGAGCACGATCCGCAGGCCGGCGGCTACAGCAGCCAGATCGTCCTGCACGACGACAAGGCCCTGACCTCGCTCGGCTCGCAGATGTCGACCACCATCGCCGACCTGCAGAAACTGCCGCACGTCCTGTCCGTGCAGAACCCACTCGACGCCACCTCCTCAAAGGTCGGCCCGGTGTCCTCCGACGGGAGGACCGCCTACGTCACCATCCGCTTCGACGAGCAGCCGTCCCTCCTCGGCGACGGCTACCTCGACGGAGTCGACGACGCCGTCGAGCCGCTCAGGGACGCCGGCGCCGAGGTCGAGTACGGCGGATCGCTGGGCGAGCTGGCGCGACCCGACGCCGACGACCGGGTGAGCGAGCTGATCGGCTTCGCGGTCGCCGTCGTCGTCCTGCTCATCGGCTTCGGCAGTGTGATCGCCGCCGGACTGCCCTTGATCACCGCGCTGATCGGCGTGGTCGGCGGACTCGCCTGCCTCGGGCTGCTCGCCATCGCGTTCACGTTCGCCACGGTGTCACCCACCCTCGCCACGATGATCGGCCTCGGCGTCGGCATCGACTACGCGCTCTTCCTGATCACCCGTCACCGGCAGAACCTCATGGACGGCGCCGACCCGGTGCGCGCCGCCGGCCACGCCAACGCCACCAGCGGACGTGCGGTGCTCGTGTCCGGTACGACGGTGATCGTCGCCCTTATGGGGCTGTGGGTGTCCGGCGTGAGCTTCATCGGCAAACTCGGCGTCGCCGCGGCGGTCACGGTGGTCTCGGCCGTCCTCGGCGCACTCACCCTGGTCCCGGCCCTGCTCGGCCTGATCGGCCGCCGCATCGACCGCTACACGGTGCGCCGCCCGGTCGCCGAATCCGGTGCCGAATCCGGTGCCGAGGACGGTACCGAGGCCCATGGCACCTGGCACCGCTACGCCCAGCGCGTGGAGCGCAGACCCCTGCGGTTCCTGGCGGCGGGCCTCGCCACCATCGCGGTGCTGGCCATCCCCGTGTTCGCCATCCAGCTCGGCCACATCGGCGACGGCGCCGACCCCACGTCCTTCACCGACCGGCGGGCCTACGACCTGATGACCGACGCGTTCGGCCCCGGCTCCAACGGGCCCCTCACCGTCGTCATCGACCAAACCTCCGTACCGGACTCACAGCGCTCGGATCTCGCCTCGCACGCCCAGCAGACTTTGAACGGCGTGTCCGGAACCTCCTTCGTCACGCCGCTGACGCCGACGAAGGACGGAGACGTCCTGCTCGGCACCGTCTACTCGGCCGAGTCCCCGCAGAACGCGGACACCACGGACCTCGTGAACCGGCTCGTCGACGACACCCTGCCCGCGGCGGTCTCCGGCACCGACGCCAAGGGCTATGTCACCGGGACGACGGCCGCGCAGGTCGACTTCCGCGACATCGTCGCGAGCCGGCTGCCGCTGATCATCGGCGTGGTGGTCGCCCTGGCATTCCTGATCGTCCTCGCGGTCTTCCGCGGCCTGCTCGTGGCCCTCAAGGCGGCCGTCCTCAACGTCCTGTCGATCGCGGCCTCGTACGGCGTCGTCGTCGCCGTCTTCCAGTGGGGCTGGGGCGGGCCCGCGATGGGCGTCAACGGCAAGGTGCCCATCGAGAGTTATGTGCCGATGATGATGTTCGCCATCATCTTCGGACTGAGCATGGATTACGAGATCTTCCTGCTGTCCCGCGTGCACGAGGCCTGGCTGCGCACGGGGGATGCCAAGGCCTCGGTTGCCCATGCGCTGGAGATCACCGCGCGCGTGATCACCTGCGCGGCACTGATCATGGCGAGCGTCTTCGCGGCCTTTATCGTCAGCGACAACATCGTGGTCAAGATGCTCGGCCTGGGCCTCGCCGTCAGCGTGCTCATCGACGCCACGGTGGTCCGCCTGCTCATGGTGCCCGCGGTACTGACCCTGCTGGGCCGGCACGCGTGGTGGACGCCCCGGTGGCTGGACAAGGTCCTGCCGCACATCGACACGGAGGGAGAGGGCGAGACCCCCGCGGCCGACCGCGCTACAGCTCGGCCAGTACCGCGTCCGTGA
- a CDS encoding serine hydrolase domain-containing protein, with translation MSLKSLALIENWPVPTAAAAVVRADGAVLGSYGPTGHRFPLASVSKPLAAYAVLVAYEEGAIELDEPAGPPGSTVRHLLAHTSGLAFDEHRVTSAPGERRLYSNAGFEVLGDHVAKATDFAFADYARQAVLEPLGMASTALDGSPAKDGVSTVDDLVRFAAEVQAPRLLDPRTVASAMTVQYAGTKGVLPGYGHQNPNDWGLGFEIRDSKSPHWTGSSSSPRTFGHFGQSGTFLWIDPDAGVACAALTDRAFGPWAIEAWTPFTDAVLAEL, from the coding sequence ATGTCCCTCAAGAGCCTGGCGTTGATCGAGAACTGGCCGGTGCCCACCGCCGCCGCGGCCGTCGTGCGTGCGGACGGTGCGGTCCTCGGGTCGTACGGCCCGACCGGGCACCGTTTCCCGTTGGCCTCGGTCAGCAAGCCGCTCGCCGCGTACGCCGTGCTGGTCGCGTACGAGGAGGGGGCGATCGAGCTGGACGAACCGGCGGGTCCGCCTGGCTCCACGGTTCGCCATCTCCTCGCGCACACCTCCGGACTGGCCTTCGACGAGCACCGGGTGACGTCGGCGCCCGGGGAGCGGCGGCTGTACTCCAACGCCGGGTTCGAGGTGCTCGGGGACCATGTCGCGAAGGCGACGGACTTCGCGTTCGCGGATTATGCGCGGCAGGCGGTGCTGGAGCCGTTGGGCATGGCGTCGACTGCGCTCGACGGCTCGCCCGCCAAGGACGGTGTCTCTACCGTCGACGATCTCGTTCGCTTCGCGGCCGAGGTGCAGGCGCCGCGGCTGCTCGACCCGCGGACGGTCGCCTCGGCGATGACGGTCCAGTACGCCGGTACGAAGGGTGTCCTTCCGGGGTACGGCCACCAGAACCCCAACGACTGGGGGCTGGGCTTCGAAATCCGGGACTCCAAGTCGCCCCACTGGACGGGGAGTTCGTCCTCCCCGCGAACCTTCGGCCACTTTGGCCAGTCCGGTACGTTCCTTTGGATCGACCCGGACGCGGGGGTCGCCTGCGCGGCTCTCACGGACCGGGCGTTCGGGCCGTGGGCGATCGAGGCCTGGACGCCGTTCACGGACGCGGTACTGGCCGAGCTGTAG
- a CDS encoding beta-ketoacyl-[acyl-carrier-protein] synthase family protein: MSPTNRTVVVTGIGATTPLGGDAASTWEGLVAGRSGVKPLEQEWAAEQAVRIAAPVAVEPTEVIPRPQARRLDRSAQFALIAAKEAWADAGYTDKAGEGADVDPNRLGAVIASGIGGVTTLLDQYDVLKEKGVRRVSPHTVPMLMPNGPSANVGLLVGARAGVHTPVSACASGAEAIGYAIEMIRTGRADVVVAGGTEAAIHPLPIAAFGNMMAMSKNNDDPQGASRPYDMARDGFVLGEGAGVIVLESAEHAAKRGARVYAEAVGQGISADGHDIVQPEPEGLGISHALQNLLDNTDLNPAEIVHVNAHATSTPAGDVAELKALRKVFGDDTDHFAVSGTKSMTGHLLGGAGGVESVATVLALYHRVAPPTINIENLDPEAEANADVVRGEARKLPVEGRIAALNDSFGFGGHNVVLAFRTV, encoded by the coding sequence GTGAGCCCGACCAATCGCACCGTGGTCGTCACCGGTATCGGCGCAACCACACCGCTGGGTGGCGACGCAGCCTCGACCTGGGAGGGTCTGGTCGCCGGTCGTTCCGGTGTCAAGCCCCTGGAGCAGGAGTGGGCCGCCGAGCAGGCGGTCCGTATCGCGGCCCCGGTCGCCGTGGAGCCGACCGAGGTCATCCCCCGGCCGCAGGCCCGCCGCCTCGACCGCTCGGCGCAGTTCGCGCTGATCGCGGCCAAGGAGGCCTGGGCGGACGCCGGTTACACCGACAAGGCCGGCGAGGGCGCTGACGTCGACCCGAACCGCCTCGGCGCGGTCATCGCCTCCGGCATCGGAGGCGTCACCACGCTCCTCGACCAGTACGACGTACTGAAGGAGAAGGGCGTACGCCGCGTCTCCCCGCACACCGTTCCGATGCTGATGCCGAACGGCCCGTCCGCCAACGTGGGTCTCCTCGTGGGTGCCCGCGCCGGCGTGCACACCCCGGTGTCCGCCTGCGCTTCGGGCGCCGAGGCCATCGGCTACGCGATCGAGATGATCCGCACCGGCCGCGCCGACGTGGTCGTCGCCGGTGGCACGGAGGCGGCGATCCACCCGCTGCCCATCGCCGCGTTCGGCAACATGATGGCGATGTCCAAGAACAACGACGACCCGCAGGGTGCCTCGCGCCCCTACGACATGGCGCGCGACGGCTTCGTCCTCGGTGAAGGCGCGGGCGTCATCGTCCTCGAGTCGGCCGAGCACGCCGCCAAGCGCGGTGCCCGCGTCTACGCGGAGGCGGTGGGCCAGGGCATCTCGGCCGACGGCCACGACATCGTGCAGCCGGAGCCCGAGGGCCTCGGCATCTCGCACGCCCTGCAGAACCTGCTCGACAACACGGACCTCAACCCGGCCGAGATCGTGCATGTGAACGCGCACGCCACCTCGACCCCGGCCGGCGACGTCGCCGAACTGAAGGCGCTGCGCAAGGTCTTCGGTGACGACACCGACCACTTCGCGGTCTCCGGCACCAAGTCGATGACGGGTCACCTCCTCGGTGGCGCGGGCGGCGTGGAGTCGGTGGCGACGGTGCTCGCCCTGTACCACCGGGTGGCCCCGCCGACCATCAACATCGAGAACCTCGACCCGGAGGCCGAGGCCAACGCCGATGTCGTCCGCGGCGAGGCTCGCAAGCTCCCCGTCGAGGGCCGCATCGCCGCGCTGAACGACTCGTTCGGCTTCGGCGGACACAACGTGGTGCTGGCGTTCCGAACCGTCTAG
- the fasR gene encoding fatty acid biosynthesis transcriptional regulator FasR: MPEPESHATKAAAHAAHAHSATLKRLEKSSGSLAAQAIARMDETLPWYRAMPPENRSWIGLVAQAGIAAFTEWFRHPDAPQAISTDVFGTAPRELTRAITLRQTVEMVRTTIEVMESAIEEVAAPGDESLLREALLVYAREIAFATAQVYAQAAEARGAWDARLESLVVNAVLSGEADEGAVSRAAALGWNSPEHVCVVLGTAPDGDSELTVEAIRRAARHAKLQVLTGVLGDRLVVIAGGSDDPLGVAKSLIGPYAAGPVVAGPVVPDLLAATRSAQAAAAGLKACFAWQDAPRPVLADDLLPERAIAGDPAAREQLVEEIYRPLEEAGSALLETLSVYLEQASSLEGAARMLFVHPNTVRYRLRRVTDVTGWSPSDVRSAFTLRIALILGRLADGDPQL, from the coding sequence GTGCCCGAACCCGAATCCCACGCCACCAAAGCCGCTGCGCACGCCGCTCACGCGCACTCCGCGACCCTGAAGCGGCTGGAGAAGTCGTCCGGCAGTCTCGCCGCGCAGGCCATCGCGCGCATGGACGAGACGCTGCCGTGGTACCGGGCGATGCCTCCGGAGAACCGGTCGTGGATCGGGCTCGTCGCCCAGGCCGGTATCGCCGCCTTCACCGAGTGGTTCCGGCATCCGGACGCCCCGCAGGCCATCTCCACCGACGTCTTCGGCACCGCCCCCCGCGAGCTGACCAGGGCGATCACGCTGCGCCAGACCGTGGAGATGGTGCGTACGACCATCGAGGTCATGGAGTCCGCGATCGAGGAGGTCGCGGCCCCCGGCGACGAGTCCCTCCTGCGCGAGGCCCTCCTCGTGTACGCCCGCGAGATCGCCTTCGCCACCGCCCAGGTGTACGCACAGGCCGCCGAGGCACGCGGTGCCTGGGACGCCCGGCTGGAGTCGCTGGTAGTCAACGCCGTCCTGTCCGGCGAGGCCGACGAGGGTGCCGTCAGCCGGGCGGCGGCGCTCGGCTGGAACTCGCCCGAGCATGTGTGCGTGGTGCTGGGCACGGCCCCCGACGGTGACAGCGAGCTGACCGTGGAGGCGATCCGGCGGGCCGCCCGGCACGCCAAGCTCCAGGTCCTCACCGGAGTCCTCGGCGACCGGCTCGTCGTCATCGCCGGTGGCAGTGACGATCCGCTGGGAGTCGCCAAGTCGCTGATCGGGCCGTATGCGGCGGGACCGGTCGTGGCGGGGCCCGTCGTGCCCGATCTGCTCGCCGCGACCCGGTCCGCGCAGGCCGCCGCCGCCGGACTCAAGGCGTGTTTTGCCTGGCAGGACGCCCCGCGGCCGGTGCTGGCCGACGATCTGCTGCCGGAGCGCGCGATCGCCGGCGACCCCGCGGCGCGCGAGCAGTTGGTGGAGGAGATCTACAGACCGCTGGAGGAGGCCGGGTCCGCTCTCCTGGAGACTCTGAGCGTGTATCTGGAGCAGGCGAGCAGTCTGGAGGGCGCCGCGCGGATGCTCTTCGTTCACCCGAACACCGTGCGCTACCGGCTTCGACGTGTGACTGACGTCACCGGTTGGTCACCCTCCGATGTACGATCCGCCTTCACACTCCGCATCGCCCTGATCCTGGGGCGTCTGGCCGATGGAGATCCCCAGCTCTAG